In Fusobacterium sp. JB019, the sequence TACTAATATTAATAATTCTGCTGCTTTTCAAAAAATGTTAAATGTTCCAGTTATAGGGGGTTCTTTTTTAGGGGAGGTGTTTTATAATTTTAAATATATAGGTTTTTTTGTAATGATAATTTTAGGAGGAATATTAGGAAGAATATCTGAAAAATTAGAAATATCTTTTATAAAGAAAAACTATATAAATATAATTTATATTATTCCTGTTTTTATTAATACTTTATGGTGGGTAAGAGATTCGTTTTCATATATAGTTAGACCTATTATTTGGCAATGGATTTTAATGTATTTTTTAATTAAAATTTTCAAGAAAAGAAGGAGAAAAAGTGTTAGATGAAAAAATTAAAATAACAATGATTATTCCTGTTTATAATGTTGAAAAATATATCTTAGAATGTATAAACAGTATAGAAAGTCAGTCTTATAAAAATATAGAGATACTTATTATAAATGATGGCTCTACAGATAACAGTAAAATTATTTGCGAAGAATTACAACAACATAATAAAAATATAAGAATTATTAATCAGTTGAATGGGGGAGTTTCTGTTGCTAGAAATACAGGAATTAATAATGCTAGTGGAGATTATATAATTTTTATTGATTCGGATGATTATTGGAATGAAAATATTTTAGAAGATATTGTAAAAGAAATATATGAAAATAATTTTCCAGATTTAATTTATTCTAAAGGAAATTATATTCTAGATAATGGAAAATTAAGAAAAACTGTATATAAGATTAATTTAGAAACAGTGAAAAGAAAGAATGGTAAAGAATTATTAAGTTATTTATTAAAAGATTTTAATGAAAATATTTGGAGTGTTTGTAGAGGAGTATATAAGAAAAAAATAATATTAAAAAATAAAATTTATTTTAAAAAAGGAAAAACATTAGGAGAAGATGCAGATTGGTTTTTTAGATTTTTATGTAATTCAGAACACAATATTTTTTTTGAAAAACTATATTATGTTTACAGGGTTAATAGAAAAGGCTCAGCTATGGATATTATAAATTATAAACATTTAAATACTTATTTAGATATAGTCATAGAGTGGATAAATAAATATTATGAAGAGCCAAATGAATTAAATAAGGTTATTTGTCAGAAAATTAGTAATAACTATATTGATTATTTTAAGTATATAATGTTTTATTCAGAAGATGAAAGAAAAGCGTTGATGTATAAAATTAAGGGTTCTGGGTTATTTAAATTTGTGACTATAAATAAAAATTTACAAATAATAAGAGAAATACAAGAAAATAAAGAATATTCAATTCTTAATAAACTTAATAAAAAATATAAAAGAAGAAAAAATTTAAAAAAATTAGTATTAAAATTTAAAAATTTAATTTTGAAAGGAATAGCATGAAAAAAATAGGGATTTTAACATTTTATTATCCGGAAAATAGAAATTTTGGAGCATTACTACAAACATACGCATCATTTAATATTTTAAAAGAACTAAATCATTCTCCAGAGATAATTAATTATAATAATACAAGGGATTTTAAAAATAAAGGAGCAAAAGGTAAAATTTTTTTATTATTTAACATGATTTTAGGTAGAGTAGGTTTATTTATATATCCAAAAAATAAAAAAATCAAATTAGACTTTTATTTTGGGTTTAAAAAATTTTTAAAAAATTTTTTAAAATTAACTTTAGCTTCTCATTCGACAAAAAAATTAAAAAAATTGAATAAAACTTTAGACATATTTATAGTAGGAAGTGACCAAGTTTGGAGAATGTGGAACAAAAATGATTTTTTTCCTTCGTATTTTTTAGATTTTGTAGATGAGGATAAAAAAAAGATATCTTATGCGGCTAGTTTTGGTCTAGATGAATGGAAAGAAAAACCAGAAATAACTAGTAAAGTAAGAAAATTATTAAAAAGATTTGATTATATTTCTGTAAGAGAAGAAAGTGGAATAGATATTTGTAAAAAAACTTTTGGGATAGATTCAGTTTGTGTGTTAGATCCCACTTTAGTTTTGCCAAAAGAAAAATACCAATTAATAATAGATGAATACAAAGATAAAAGTCATTTAAATAAAAAATATATTGCTCATATGCTTTTAGATGATAATGATAATTTGAGAAAATATAGCAATAAAATAGCAGACAGATTAAAATGTGAGATTAATTATATAAAAGGACATTATAAAAAAATATTATGGAAAAAAATATTTGTATATAATGGTGTAGGTCAATGGTTAACTTACTTAAAAGATAGCGAATTAGTAATTACAGATTCATTTCATTGTACAGTATTTTCAATAATATTTCATAAAAAGTTTATAGTTATAGCTAATCCTCAGAGAGGAAATACTAGGCTTGAGAATTTGTTGAACATTGTAGGATTAGAAGATAGATTTTTTACTGATATAAAAGAAGTAGAAAATAGTGGGATATTAGAAAAAGAAATTAATTATGAAGAGGTAGAAAAAAAATTGAATGTTAAAAGAAAATATTCAATAGATTTTTTAAAAAATGCATTAGGAGAAAATTAATGAAAATAAATCAATTAAAAGTAGGGGCAATACTTTCTTATATTTCAATAGGTTTAGGAACTCTTATTTCTATTTTATATACTCCTATTATGTTGAGGTTACTAGGGCAGAATGAGTATGGATTATATAGTTTAGTTTCTTCAGTAATTGCTTATTTAGGATTATTAAGTTTAGGTTTTGGTAGTTCTTATGTGAGATTTTATTCAAGATATAAAGTGAAAAATCAAGAGGAAAATATAGCTAAACTAAATGGATTATTTTTAATTGTATTTTTTATTATAGGGATAGTATCTTTAATATTTGGAATTATTTTTTATATTAATATTGGTCAAATATTAGGAAATAAATTAACTATTAATGAAATAGAAAAAGCAAAATATTTAATTTTAATTATGGTTATGAATATTTCTTTTTCTTTTCCTTTAAGTGTTTTTAATTCATACATTACTGCTAATGAAAGATTTTTATTTCAAAAGT encodes:
- a CDS encoding polysaccharide pyruvyl transferase family protein, which gives rise to MKKIGILTFYYPENRNFGALLQTYASFNILKELNHSPEIINYNNTRDFKNKGAKGKIFLLFNMILGRVGLFIYPKNKKIKLDFYFGFKKFLKNFLKLTLASHSTKKLKKLNKTLDIFIVGSDQVWRMWNKNDFFPSYFLDFVDEDKKKISYAASFGLDEWKEKPEITSKVRKLLKRFDYISVREESGIDICKKTFGIDSVCVLDPTLVLPKEKYQLIIDEYKDKSHLNKKYIAHMLLDDNDNLRKYSNKIADRLKCEINYIKGHYKKILWKKIFVYNGVGQWLTYLKDSELVITDSFHCTVFSIIFHKKFIVIANPQRGNTRLENLLNIVGLEDRFFTDIKEVENSGILEKEINYEEVEKKLNVKRKYSIDFLKNALGEN
- a CDS encoding glycosyltransferase; protein product: MLDEKIKITMIIPVYNVEKYILECINSIESQSYKNIEILIINDGSTDNSKIICEELQQHNKNIRIINQLNGGVSVARNTGINNASGDYIIFIDSDDYWNENILEDIVKEIYENNFPDLIYSKGNYILDNGKLRKTVYKINLETVKRKNGKELLSYLLKDFNENIWSVCRGVYKKKIILKNKIYFKKGKTLGEDADWFFRFLCNSEHNIFFEKLYYVYRVNRKGSAMDIINYKHLNTYLDIVIEWINKYYEEPNELNKVICQKISNNYIDYFKYIMFYSEDERKALMYKIKGSGLFKFVTINKNLQIIREIQENKEYSILNKLNKKYKRRKNLKKLVLKFKNLILKGIA